The segment ggcagctctcagtgctgcatTGGTCCAGTGTTCCTCCATGGGAATCTGTATCCCCATTTCAGTTTGGCTCTGTCTGCAGAAAGCAGTCCCCAGGCTCTCCTAAAAATGAGACTCCTGTGCCTTCCCAATTCTTACCCTGCTGAGCTGCATCTCCTGGGGCACCCCAGCAACTGAAGCTCCTTGACACCTGCCCCTGGGCAACTCTCTGCTCGTCAGGCTAACACCAGACCAGGCAGCTGAGACAAAGAGTTTTGTAGTTTGTGGTTACTCCAGAGAGTGCTCTTTCACAGCAGTGCCCAGTAACTGTAGGGGCTTGAGGGTTAGGGATTTCCTGGAGTTTCTTGATCCATCTGGTAGCCCAAACCTGGCAGCTTCACATGCTGTGAGTTCTGCTGAGCAtttctctgcactgctgccaacTAACTGTGATTTCCTCTGTTCCTCCCTGCAATGCCCCACTTACCATTTCCACAAACTGCTGATCCCATCATCTGATTTTCTCTACTTTCCTCTTCTATTTCTTCACCACATCCACCATCACgttccctgtgctgctttcacttctccttttaaaaacctggtcctttccctccctccttcctccgTCTCCTCTTCCCGGAGCTGGTTCGGTCTGCAGGTACACGGCAGTGGTGAAACCAGTTCAGTACCAGTACAGCActgggcagagctcctgcaggagggTCTCTCTCATGATTGTGATTGTCTGGATGCTGGCCTTCGCAGTGTCATGCCCTCTCCTCTTTGGCTTCAATACTACAGGTGGGTGATATCCTGAACAACAGCAAGCAGGAGGGGTTGGCAGTGGAGCTGCCCTGTGTGTGGCCAGGTCATTGAACATGGGTCCTGCAGATTTGCCAAGCTACAGGAAATTTTAAGGAACTGGGAAGCACACtatgaaaggagagaaaaatcccCATGTGCTCTTGCCTATAAACTTGCCATTTGCTCAGGCAGACACTGACTATTGCTGTAAAGGGCAAACCTGCCTGCTCTATTGCCAAATCAATGCCCATCAAGGCGTCCAGCTCTTCAGATTCCCATCAAACAATCACTTTGGTCACACACATCAAAACGTGCAGCACatacagcacacacacaccagaCTTAATGGCATCTTGCCAATATCAATAGGTTCAGAAGCACAGTTTTGACTCTGATACAGAACACATTCCTAAACAGCAAGGACTGCATATTAGCATTTCTTGTTAGAAACCTTCCTATCCAACTGGCTGTCTGCCTCCTTAACTAATCCCTTGAGGAGAGCAAACAATTTAGCCTCCACCTTGGAAGCAGGTTggtctttttcctttccctcagctACGGCAACACAGTCTccctggaggcagaggagcaggggagccttccttcccctcccactgAGTCACAGGCAGAAGCCTCTGCTCCCCATCCATCCTCTCTGCAGTACTTGAGGGAGGAAAGGCATGGGAGTGGGAAATTtggctgccccctctgcctgATTCAGACAGATAGGGGTGAATGCACACCCTGCATCTAGACAGCTCAGAGGCTGTCAAAGGAATAGGAGAAAGGATGGGAATAGACATGGGAGAAGAGAACAGACCTATTGGCCAGAAAAGCAGGCAGATGCATGCTGGCTAGTGCTAGATGGTCCTGTGTTGGGTTCACTTTAAGCACCACATAGGTAATTGGGTAAGCCAGAGCATAATCTGCACTCCTTAGCCTGCCTTTGCCCCCAGCCACCTTTTGTCTCGCTTTGCCAACTCACCAGAGCTTCCTTGTACTAAACCGAATCAGCTCAGCcactcctctctctctcttctcctccctAGGGGATCCCAGTGTCTGTTCCATATCGAACCCTAGTTTCATCATCTACTCCTCCTTGGTGTCCTTCTACCTCCCCTTCATGGTGACCCTGCTGCTCTATGTCCGGATTTACCTGGTGCTCAGAGAGAGGCAAAGGAAGCGAAGCCTCACGCGGCAGGGCAGCCCGAGCGCCAGCACCAAACCGTGCTACGCACACCAAGTAAGAGCCACTCGAGCCAGCAGGACAGGAATGCATCCTCTCTTCTCCTCAAAGGgttaaaacagaacagaaagcaTAAGGAGGGGCAGGACACATTTTCATCCCATCCCTTGCTCATACACCAAGATATCTGAGGCGCAGAAGCTCCAGTTAAATCCTTTTCAGACCTCTAGAATGAGGATATTCCCTGGGTATCTCTGCCCTCCAGAAGTGGCAAGTAGAAAAGAGCACAGCCTACTTCAATATTTCTTCAGAGCAGGGTTTTCTCAGCCATGCATAAGTCTAAgtaatttcttcatttattgatttttatgtCTTCATTTATTGATTTTTGCTCTATGAAGATTCATTCTCAGGGCTTCACAGGCTTTAACCtctgttattaaaataaaaaaccctctTCATCTGATAGACTTAAGAGGTCAAAATACTCGTGGCGCATGCAACATTTATTCCACTGACATTTCTAGATGAAATATCTGCAACCATGGGAACCAACACAGTTGGTTTCAAACAGCAGTTTGAAAGAAATTACCTGGTCATGCATATCCACTCCTTTTACCCACTCGTTTTTGCACAGTGAAGCTGCTTTAAAAGGGTGGGGatgctgaggggagcagggccaacagaaaaatacagacgAGAGGTTAGCAGAGCAGGGGTTTCTGCTCTTACTGTTCTCATGCTTCTCCTTGGTGGGATGGAGGCAAAGCGTTATCAACTGCTGGTTCACCCCCGGTCAGTCCAGAGGATATGGTGCAATGTAAGAGGCAAGTGAGGCTAAGGATATCTTCTACAACTTCCCTCATCATCCTCTGGCCCAATGAGCAGCTTGGATGGTTTCCAGTTCCTCTGTGGCATCCTCTTTTGCAGGAACACACAGAGAGGAAGGCTTTGCCAAACAGATGCCAGGGCACGTTTTCCCCCTGCCTCTCGCTGAAATGCACAGGCCAGGAGATGTCGACAAAAGGGAGGTTGCTGACAGCCTTCAGCCTGCAGCGGTACCGGAGCTTCTGCCACGAGGCCTCCCTCACCAAGGCACCAGGCACTACCCAAAACAGCaggtgggaagagaggagaaggagcacGAAGCCGGCAGTGGAGGTACGGAGGCTCAGCAACGGTGGAACCATCAGCAGCTTGAggctggcccagcagcagccccgacTGATCCAGCTGCGGGAGAGGAAGGCTACACAGATGCTGGCAATCGTCCTGGGTGAGCAAGAGCCATCCTGCCTGTGGGGTGCAAGGGGTGATGGTTTGGGACTCCCAGGAGCACAGAATCTCCTAATACAACACTGAGATTTGTAAGAAGTGCAAGCTGGGCCTTGGCTTTAGCTATTACTGCTTCACAAACACAGGAGAGACAGTAGCAGGGCATTTAGGGATCTAGAATAATGCTCCCAAATGTTGAGAGCCATGTATGTTAGTATTTTATTTACCATATTTTGTTACCCTTGTGTTTAAAATCAGGGGCCAGCAAGTCCTACTAGAGGGAGCAACAGCCAATaccttgcttttccttttcccttgttTTACTATTACAAGGCTGGAACAATCCTAAGTTTCCTATACATGCAGAAGCTCTTAGATCTAATTACagaaagggaaactgaggcaaggACCCACAAGGAACCAGTTCATACAGCTGTGTAGATAAGCCAAGAGATTGGTGTCTCTGTCACCTGCTATGGTCACCACATGCACTGTTCCCCCCCGTTAACTCAGTACTAGCACAGAAATGGAGCAGCCCTTATCCTAACTCATTAAAGCAGCTGAGGCTTTCCTTCAAAGCTGTGGCCACTTGCTTTTGTCTGTCAACAAAACACTTCTGAAGCCACATCCATTCAAAAGGCTGGTCCCAAGGAGCCCAAGCTTTTGCCAGGTCCCTCTGTGTCAGGAATAAATGTGGCCCTCAGTGTTTGTGAAATATAGGAACATCATGGAAATAGTGAGGGGTTAGAGGGAGAGGCCACCAGTGAGGCCCCTTTCTAAACAGTTGATGCTCTGAACTCATGGattgttttctgcttctctctaaACCCAGGGGCATTCATAGTCTGCTGGCTGCCCTTCTTCTTGATTCACATCCTGAACGCCCACTGCCCATCCTGCCACGTGCCTCCAGGGCTTTACAGTGCCAGCACCTGGCTGGGATACGTCAACAGCGCCCTCAACCCCATCATCTACACGACCTTCAACACCGACTTCCGCAAAGCCTTCCTCAAGATCCTCTGCTGCTGACTGTGGGGCCACACgggtctgcagcagcaccccaggAGGAGAGAAAGACAGGAATGAGCCAGGGAgtccctcagccctgggcacagccaggtgtGCAGCAGATCAGCCATGGCTCCTGGGAGCTGACAGCCTGCAGGGCACACGCGGCCCAGCCGCAGAGGGCATCGCTCATCTTGGTGGATTCCTACACCATGGAAATGCATTTGCCCTCCCACAGCTGGagcctcagcctgcagcaggcaccCAGCTCATGCACAGCAGTCCTAGTAAGAGGACAGAACTTGGCCTCTTTGTTGAGGACCCTGATCTCTTCAGTCAGGAGAGTGAAAATTGgacaaggaaacagaaaaggagcACTGATGGAGAAATAACAACTTTCCTGTTGTTTCCATGAAAGGGTTTGCC is part of the Prinia subflava isolate CZ2003 ecotype Zambia chromosome 3, Cam_Psub_1.2, whole genome shotgun sequence genome and harbors:
- the LOC134548568 gene encoding D(3) dopamine receptor-like, translated to MALITRASSHPNTTEPIPCGANSTTEPQLPQSHTYYALCYCILILAIIFGNVLVCLAVLRERTLQTTTNYLVVSLAVADLLVATLVMPWMVYLEVTGGVWTFSRICCDIFVTMDVMMCTASILNLCAISIDRYTAVVKPVQYQYSTGQSSCRRVSLMIVIVWMLAFAVSCPLLFGFNTTGDPSVCSISNPSFIIYSSLVSFYLPFMVTLLLYVRIYLVLRERQRKRSLTRQGSPSASTKPCYAHQEHTERKALPNRCQGTFSPCLSLKCTGQEMSTKGRLLTAFSLQRYRSFCHEASLTKAPGTTQNSRWEERRRSTKPAVEVRRLSNGGTISSLRLAQQQPRLIQLRERKATQMLAIVLGAFIVCWLPFFLIHILNAHCPSCHVPPGLYSASTWLGYVNSALNPIIYTTFNTDFRKAFLKILCC